The Lycium barbarum isolate Lr01 chromosome 9, ASM1917538v2, whole genome shotgun sequence genome has a segment encoding these proteins:
- the LOC132611677 gene encoding uncharacterized mitochondrial protein AtMg00860-like, producing MKKHQLFAKQRKCFFGVPRIEYLRHFITADGVSTDPQKITAVRNWPKPTTLKQLRGFLGLTATTSLEQLKDALTQAPVLALPDANKTFIVETDASGYGIGAVLMQ from the exons ATGAAGAAGCACCAGCTATTTGCCAAGCaaagaaaatgtttttttggAGTGCCAAGAATTGAATATTTGAGGCATTTCATCACTGCTGATGGAGTATCAACTGATCCTCAGAAAATTACAGCTGTAAGGAATTGGCCTAAACCTACTACTCTCAAACAGTTGAGGGGATTTCTAGGTCTGACTG CAACTACTTCTTTAGAACAGTTGAAAGATGCACTCACACAGGCTCCTGTATTAGCTTTACCAGATGCAAACAAAACATTCATTGTGGAGACAGATGCTAGTGGCTATGGCATTGGAGCTGTTCTTATGCAATAG